The genomic DNA GCCCGTGGCGAAATAACCGCCCAGCGCGCCGAACGTGGCCGCCAGGATGGTGGGAGCCAGGATGGAGCCGGTGTAGGACTCGAACAGGTCGGCGCCCATGCCCGCGACGTCGCCCACGTTGTCGCCCACGTTGTCGGCGATGGTGGCCGGGTTACGCGGGTCGTCCTCCGGAATGCCCGCTTCGACCTTGCCCACGAGGTCGGCTCCCACGTCGGCCGCCTTCGTGTAGATGCCGCCGCCCACACGGGCGAACAGAGCCACAGCCGAAGCACCGGTGGCGAAGCCCTCCACCATGCCGATGTTCTCATGCATCTGCGCGACTTCGACGATGTCGATGCCGAACACCAGCAAGAGCAGCCACAGCGACAGGCCCAGCAGCGCGAACGAAGCAACGCACAGGCCCATGGTCAGACCGGACTTGAAGCTGACGTTCAGAGCCTTGGCAACCGACTGCTCGGCGGCATGCGCCGTGCGCGTGTTGGCGCGCGTGGCGACGTGCATACCGGCGTAGCCCGCGGCAGCCGACATCACGCCGCCCGTGGCGAACGCGAGCGCCGTGATGGGCGACAGGGCGACCGCCATGATGATGCCGACGACCACCATGAAGATGACGAGCAGCTTGTACTCGCTCATGAGGAACGCCTTGGCGCCCTGCTGGATCTTGATGGAGATGCTGTTCATCTTGTCCGGACCCGGATCCTGCTTCAGAACCCAGGAACCGAGGTAGGCCGCCATGCAAATGCCGATCAGGGCACACACGGGAGCCATCCATGCGACTGCAGTAGTCACGTGTCTCCTCCTTTTTCCGTTCCAATACAATAGTGCGACCTTTTCGCCGGGCATTCTAAGCGGGAAAGTCGCACGCAACTGCACTATTGTATGATATTTGCAGATAATGTGAAGTCGAAATCACGGTTTTTTGTCAGTTGGGTCGAATCGCCCGGTCAGCGCCTAGAACTTTTACAACCGTCGGCGGATCGGACTGCGCGATCGAGCCCAAACCGCTATCATGCACTTCTTACCCTTGTTTACGAACACGTTACGATTGCATATATAGGAGTATCTATGACCGTACGTCGGCGCCTCGAAACGGCGCTCGCATCGGCCGCTGCGCTTCTTTCCAACCTGCGCGCTCGCCTGTCCCCCGCGCCCTGCGACCTCGTCGGTGCGGTTCTGTGCGCCTTAGCGGCGCTGTTCCTGATTCTGTACGCTGCCAGCGGCTTCTCCGACGCGCCCTGGTTCGCCGTGGCGGGCGCTGCGGCCGTGCTGCTGGGCTGCGGCTGCGCGCTGCTGCTGCGCGGCCGGCGCTCCCAGCGGGCCTTGGAGCGCTGGCGCCTTGCCCGCCCCATCGTGCTGCTGCTAGCGGTTCCCATAGGATTCTACCTTCTGGAACGTCCCTGGAACGATCAGCTGCTCGCCATGGATCCGTTCTACGCCGCGGTGAACCTGTGCGTTCTGGGCGCGCTGTTCGCCATCGTGTACGCGGCCGGGCAGCGCACCCGCGGCGCCGTCGTCGCATTCTTGGCCGCCTGCCTCCTCGCCGGTACGGCGAACCACTTCGTCATCCTGTTCAAGGGCCAGCCCATCGTGCCCGCCGACGTGTTCGCCCTGTCGACGGCGGCCTCGGTGGGCGCGGGCTACACGTTCGCGCTCGACGCGCGCTTGCTGGCGGCCGTCTCCGTGTTCGCGATCGCCTCGACGGCCATCGCCTTCCTGCCGAAGGTGGCGGCCACTCCGCGTCGCGCGGTGGCGAACGGCGCGTGCGCTTTAGCGCTGGCAAGCTGCTTCGGCTGGTGGATAGGAACGTACGACATCGAGGAAGCCTATGCCTGCACGGTGGATGTATGGGGCGTGAAGGAGTCGTACGCCGAGCAGGGATCGACGTTGTGCTTCCTCAAACGCGTGCAGGATCTGAGCCCTGCACGCCCCGAAGGATACGATGCCGATGCCGTTTCGGACCTGCTGCGCTCGCTCTCAGACGATAGCGCGAGCATGCCGGACGGCGCCGAAGCCCCTACCGTCATCGCGATCATGAACGAGACGTTCTCCGACCTCTCGCGCTACCCGGGCTTGGCCGGCACCGACGCGCGTCCCGCCCATTACTACGATATCGCGGCCGAGGCGCTCGAAGCGGGCGACGCATACGCGTCGGCGCTCGGCGGGGGCACGTGCAACAGCGAGTTCGAGTTCCTCACGGGATCGAGCATGGGGCACCTCGGCGGCGGCGTGTACCCCTACGTGCTGTACGACCTTGACGGAACGGAGAGCCTCGTGTCGTACTTCTCGTCGCTCGGATACGCCACCCATGCCGTGCACCCCGCCGAGAGCACGAACTGGCGTCGCGACCGCGTGTACGAGCAGCTGGGCTTCGACGAGTTCGCAGACCAGCGGGCGTTCGCGAACGCCGACACGCTGCGCGGGCTCACCACCGACCGCGCCACCTACGACTACGTGCTCGACCTGCTGGAAGCCGACGAGGGCCCGCAGTTCGTGTTCGACGTGACGCTGCAGAACCACGGCGGCTACGACGTAGGAGGCCTGTCCGACGAGCTTGCGGTGAGCGTGCCCTTAGGCGACGGCAGCAGGTCGTCGGAGCTGGACGAGTACGCCAGCGTCATACGCCAGGCGGATCGCGACCTCGCCTACCTCGTGGATCGGCTGAACGCTCTCGACCGCCCCGTGGTGCTATGCTTTTTCGGCGACCACCAGCCGGGCTTCAGCGATTGGCTGTTCGAGGCGACCCACGACGGAGCTGCAGCAGACGACCTGGGGCTCGAGGCCGTGCAGGAGCGCTACACGGTGCCATACCTCATCTGGGCGAACGACGCAGCCCGCGCGCAAGGCGCACACGAGCCTCAGGGCGTCGCGCACGAGCGCACGAGCCTTAACTACCTGGGGTCGAGGCTCGTCGAGGCCGCAGGCCTGCCCACGACGAGCTATCAGCGCTTCCTGCTGGCCATGCGCGAAGCCGTCCCCGCCATCAATCTGAACGGATTCCTCACGGCCGACGGCATTTGGCACGGATTCGGCAACGAGGAGGCGGCGGGCGTGCTCGACGCGCTGCAAGCGTACGCAACCGTCCAGTACGACAACCTCTTCAACAAGGACTCGGCCTGGGCGGTGAAGTAAAGGGCTACAGGTTCTCGCGCACCCAGGCTATGTTGCCCTTCACGGTGGCTATCAACTCGTCCAGATCGTCGAACTTTCTCATAGGGCGCAGCCAATAGAGAAATTCCACCTTGACGGGCTTGCCGTAGAGATCGCCCGAGAAGTCCAGCAGATGCACCTCGCAGGTGGCGGTGGCGCGGTCGGCGAACGTGGCGGCCACGCCCACGTTCACAGCGGCTTTGTAGCGCACGCCGTCGACGTGCGCATAGGCGGCGTACACGCCGTCGCCCAGCGGCCGCATCTGATCGGGCACGACGAGGTTCGCGGTACGGAAGCCCATATCGGCTCCTTCCCCGCGACCCGGCTCCACGACGCCGGTCATGAAGTACGGACGTCCCAGCAGACGGTTCGCCTCTTCAACGTCCCCGCCGGCCAACAGCAGGCGGATGCGCGTGGCCGTAATGGGCGCGCCGTCGTCGCTCTTCAGGTCGTGCGCCTGCACGCTGGTGCCGCCCACGGCCGCCCACGAGTCGAGATCGCGCACCGTACCCGCCGCCCGCGCGCCGAACTTGAAGTCGTAGCCCACGTGCAGGAAAGACGGAA from Eggerthella lenta DSM 2243 includes the following:
- a CDS encoding LTA synthase family protein, whose amino-acid sequence is MTVRRRLETALASAAALLSNLRARLSPAPCDLVGAVLCALAALFLILYAASGFSDAPWFAVAGAAAVLLGCGCALLLRGRRSQRALERWRLARPIVLLLAVPIGFYLLERPWNDQLLAMDPFYAAVNLCVLGALFAIVYAAGQRTRGAVVAFLAACLLAGTANHFVILFKGQPIVPADVFALSTAASVGAGYTFALDARLLAAVSVFAIASTAIAFLPKVAATPRRAVANGACALALASCFGWWIGTYDIEEAYACTVDVWGVKESYAEQGSTLCFLKRVQDLSPARPEGYDADAVSDLLRSLSDDSASMPDGAEAPTVIAIMNETFSDLSRYPGLAGTDARPAHYYDIAAEALEAGDAYASALGGGTCNSEFEFLTGSSMGHLGGGVYPYVLYDLDGTESLVSYFSSLGYATHAVHPAESTNWRRDRVYEQLGFDEFADQRAFANADTLRGLTTDRATYDYVLDLLEADEGPQFVFDVTLQNHGGYDVGGLSDELAVSVPLGDGSRSSELDEYASVIRQADRDLAYLVDRLNALDRPVVLCFFGDHQPGFSDWLFEATHDGAAADDLGLEAVQERYTVPYLIWANDAARAQGAHEPQGVAHERTSLNYLGSRLVEAAGLPTTSYQRFLLAMREAVPAINLNGFLTADGIWHGFGNEEAAGVLDALQAYATVQYDNLFNKDSAWAVK
- the ribF gene encoding riboflavin biosynthesis protein RibF, giving the protein MAEIYKVDASFDHGFFKGTSCAFGVFDGVHRGHRYLLDCARSTAAETGGASVALTFDIDPDEVFHPTRLKKLMTNEERVRMLADSGVDVVAVLPFTRDFAASSPEEFLVQTFDGTVPSFLHVGYDFKFGARAAGTVRDLDSWAAVGGTSVQAHDLKSDDGAPITATRIRLLLAGGDVEEANRLLGRPYFMTGVVEPGRGEGADMGFRTANLVVPDQMRPLGDGVYAAYAHVDGVRYKAAVNVGVAATFADRATATCEVHLLDFSGDLYGKPVKVEFLYWLRPMRKFDDLDELIATVKGNIAWVRENL